The Phalacrocorax carbo chromosome 23, bPhaCar2.1, whole genome shotgun sequence genome includes a window with the following:
- the PACSIN1 gene encoding protein kinase C and casein kinase substrate in neurons protein 1, protein MSGSYDESAAAAEETTDSFWEVGNYKRTVKRIDDGHRLCNDLMNCMHERAKIEKSYAQQLTDWSKRWRQLIEKGPQYGSLEKAWGAIMTEADKVSELHQEVKNSLLNDDFEKVKNWQKDAYHKQIMGGFKEAKEAEDGFRKAQKPWAKKLKELETAKKAYHLACKEEKLAMTREANSKAEQSNTPEQQKKLQDKVEKCKQDVQKTQEKYEKVLDELNKCTPQYIESMEQVFEQCQQFEEKRLNFLKEVLLDIKRHLNLAENSSYANVYRELEQTIRLSDAQEDLRWFRSTSGPGMPMNWPQFEEWNPDLTHTITRKEKQKKGEGVTLTNASSTGETGAPAGERGSVSSHDRGQTYSAEWSDDEGSNSFNTSEANGGTNPFDEESAGKGVRVRALYDYDGQEQDELSFKAGDELTKLGEEDEQGWCKGRLDNGQLGLYPANYVEAI, encoded by the exons ATGTCGGGTTCCTACGACGAGTCGGCGGCGGCCGCAGAGGAAACAACCGACAGCTTCTGGGAG GTGGGGAACTACAAGCGCACGGTGAAGCGGATCGACGACGGGCACCGGCTCTGCAATGACCTCATGAACTGCATGCATGAGCGGGCCAAGATCGAGAAGTCCTACGCCCAGCAGCTCACCGACTGGTCCAAGCGGTGGAGGCAGCTCATCGAGAAAG gtccccagtacggcagcctggagaaggcgTGGGGTGCCATCATGACGGAAGCGGACAAGGTGAGTGAGCTGCACCAGGAGGTTAAGAACAGCCTGCTGAATGATGACTTCGAGAAGGTCAAGAACTGGCAGAAGGATGCCTACCACAAGCAGATCATGGGAGGCTTCAAGGAGGCCAAGGAGGCTGAGGATGGCTTCCGGAAAGCCCAGAAGCCCTGGGCCAAGAAGCTTAaggag CTGGAGACAGCCAAGAAAGCCTACCACCTGGCAtgcaaggaggagaagctggCAATGACCCGGGAAGCCAACAGCAAGGCGGAGCAGTCCAACACCCCCGAGCAGCAGAAGAAGCTCCAGGACAAAGTGGAAAAGTGCAAGCAAGATGTGCAAAAG ACTCAGGAGAAGTACGAGAAGGTACTGGATGAGCTGAACAAGTGCACCCCGCAGTATATTGAGAGCATGGAGCAGGTCTTTGAGCAGTGCCAGCAGTTTGAGGAGAAGAGGCTCAACTTCCTCAAGGAAGTGCTCCTGGACATCAAGAGGCACCTGAACCTGGCTGAGAACAGCAG CTATGCCAACGTCTACCGGGAGCTGGAGCAGACCATCCGCCTCTCGGACGCGCAGGAGGATCTCCGGTGGTTCCGCAGCACCAGTGGTCCCGGGATGCCCATGAACTGGCCCCAGTTTGAG GAGTGGAACCCAGACCTGACGCACACGATAACGcggaaggagaagcagaagaagGGCGAGGGAGTGACCCTGACCAACGCCAGCAGCACGGGCGAGACGGGGGCACCAGCAGGCGAGCGTGGGAG cgtGAGCAGCCACGACCGTGGGCAGACCTACAGCGCCGAGTGGTCCGACGACGAAGGCAGCAACTCCTTCAACACCAGCGAGGCCAACGGCGGCACCAACCCCTTCGACGAGGAGTCGGCAGGGAAGGGCGTGCGGGTGCGGGCTCTGTACGACTACGatgggcaggagcaggatgAGCTCAGCTTCAAAGCAG GTGATGAACTAACCAAACTCGGTGAAGAAGATGAGCAAGGATGGTGCAAAGGGCGCTTGGACAACGGGCAGCTAGGTCTCTACCCTGCCAACTACGTGGAGGCAATCTAA